A single genomic interval of Camelus bactrianus isolate YW-2024 breed Bactrian camel chromosome 15, ASM4877302v1, whole genome shotgun sequence harbors:
- the OXER1 gene encoding oxoeicosanoid receptor 1, producing the protein MEFNMSSASPLSSLSPSTLPASLPPSPSFSPSAFTTALGSPGEASAPCRPASSPTVSALLAPVLGMEFVLGLVGNGLAFFIFCFHMRPWTSSTVFLVSLVVADFLLIINLPLRVDYYFRRETWRFGGAACKVNLFMMSTNRSASVVFLTAIALNRYLKVVRPHHALSRASVGAAAQVAGGLWGGLLLLNGHLLLTAYSGHSCLSYQLGTRPSASLRWHQALFLLEFFLPLALILFAIVSMALSLRRRGLDRQAGPRRAMRVLAAVVAVYTVCFLPSVIFGGASIVAFRLRACPTLNVCTQLFHSSLAFTYLNSVLDPVLYCFSSPKFLRQGRALLGLTQGSQGPARDESSYQLSARRWVSSKKAEATGRLKAEVSLEISEED; encoded by the coding sequence ATGGAATTTAACATGAGCTCTGCAtctcccctttcttctctctccccctccactctccccgcctccctccctccctctccctccttctctccctctgccttcacCACTGCCTTGGGGTCACCTGGAGAGGCCTCAGCTCCCTGCCGCCCGGCCTCCTCCCCCACGGTGTCTGCCCTCCTGGCGCCAGTCCTGGGCATGGAGTTTGTCCTGGGCCTTGTGGGGAACGGCTTGGCCTTCTTCATCTTCTGCTTCCACATGCGGCCCTGGACGTCCAGCACAGTCTTCCTGGTCAGCCTGGTGGTGGCGGACTTTCTCCTAATCATCAACCTGCCCCTGCGCGTGGACTACTACTTCCGCCGGGAGACCTGGCGCTTCGGAGGTGCTGCCTGCAAAGTCAACCTCTTCATGATGTCCACCAACCGCTCGGCCAGCGTGGTCTTCCTCACGGCCATCGCGCTCAACCGCTACCTGAAGGTGGTGCGGCCCCACCACGCGCTGAGCAGGGCCTCGGTGGGGGCAGCCGCCCAGGTGGCCGGGGGGCTCTGGGGGGGTCTCCTGCTCCTCAACGGGCACCTGCTCCTGACCGCCTACTCCGGCCACTCCTGCCTCAGTTACCAGCTGGGCACGCGCCCCTCGGCCTCACTCCGCTGGCACCAGGCGCTGTTCCTGCTGGAGTTCTTCCTGCCGCTGGCGCTCATCCTCTTCGCCATCGTGAGCATGGCGCTCAGCCTCCGGCGCCGCGGCCTGGACAGGCAGGCGGGCCCGCGCAGGGCCATGCGCGTGCTGGCCGCGGTGGTGGCCGTCTACACCGTTTGCTTCCTGCCCAGCGTCATCTTCGGCGGTGCTTCCATCGTGGCCTTCCGCCTGCGGGCCTGCCCCACCCTCAACGTCTGCACGCAGCTCTTCCACAGCTCCCTGGCCTTCACCTACCTCAACAGTGTCCTGGACCCCGTGCTCTACTGCTTCTCCAGCCCCAAATTCCTCCGCCAGGGCCGGGCTCTGCTGGGCCTCACCCAGGGCTCGCAGGGTCCAGCCAGGGATGAGAGCTCCTACCAGCTCTCTGCACGCCGATGGGTGTCCTCTAAGAAGGCAGAGGCCACGGGGAGGCTGAAGGCGGAGGTCTCGCTGGAAATCTCGGAGGAGGACTGA